The following coding sequences are from one Arcobacter nitrofigilis DSM 7299 window:
- a CDS encoding NAD-glutamate dehydrogenase domain-containing protein: protein MATSDMNAVCSQLLRPQDLEISDELFTQVQTQNIVTKILEENNSVNIKIFSTYQLYLSLVTPILHDIGFLIVDEVTYNIQNGKDQIFVSRFNLKLENDNALKEIINAKDNLEKIITKVISDECIQHSKVFSLVYSENLDDRKIKLVRAMIEYIDQAVLTINSVTILNAYISHHNITKLFVDYFYTKFDPSIKKREVQLKELKEKIEEEIKQIPQIIDDRILKLTLSFLDSLIRTSYFLNKETIAFKINALEFGENLKGLQPNLENFIYHESFFGIHLRMSNISRGGLRWSDRHDDYRQEIKSLMITQEGKNSIIIPDGAKGGFVINKDTTEVTKEYFKEIYTMFINANLDLVDNMVDGKVVKDKNLVCYDGDDAYFVVAADKGTADMSDVANEIAISRGFWLGDAFASGGSNGYGHKELGITARGSLKSSERFFIEEGIDIYKDNITVMGIGSMNGDVFGNGLIESDKFILYGAIGHKEIFVDPTPDPIESFKERKRLFESKNGSWKNYNKKLISKGGGIFLRSEKEIELSPEIKKLVGTTKKIVSGEELCIMLLTMPVDLLFNGGVGTYVKASDENSLDIGDKQNEAVRVDGNNLKAKIVCEGGNLGFTQKARIEYALGGGRINIDGIDNAAGVDTSDHEVNLKILLNMIRIKENICKEDSQATLNSMTDQVVKLVLDSNYNQSLAISIDERFSRKYLNDFLKVIEILDNNIPAFNRTAFYIPKNENINEIIDINGSIVRPVLCSLLSYSKIFLKKVLLESTLVDEQFALQFLYRYFPKSFVGTYEHEILNHPLKREIIATMMADIIVNSQGCTFVSDYEKLGIERYLLKIKSYLIAKQLFGAKEIREKIYQQDYIMKVDEQYRLINKLEYILYASTRWMVKYLKKNQLDATHILDHKDELFALLKEVHNQKIENLIDKDDEFNLFFSVIDYLRFAVPAIVIKESTNNSFKDVIILFYSLIHEFNILDIIISLNKVEITSKNDVVLRNQVLQFVEFIVVHYTKKVLNFQRVNEAPDVAFSNFVNNESDSFYKVREHLDLFLTKENKDIKEIAVTVNQMMVSLL from the coding sequence ATGGCTACTTCAGATATGAATGCTGTATGTTCTCAGCTATTGAGACCGCAAGACTTAGAGATTTCAGATGAGTTGTTCACTCAAGTTCAAACGCAAAATATTGTTACAAAGATATTAGAAGAAAATAACTCTGTTAATATAAAAATATTTTCAACCTACCAACTATATTTATCCTTAGTTACTCCCATATTACATGATATTGGCTTTTTGATTGTGGATGAAGTTACTTATAATATTCAAAATGGAAAAGATCAGATTTTTGTTTCAAGGTTTAATTTAAAATTAGAAAATGATAATGCTTTAAAAGAAATAATAAATGCAAAAGATAATTTAGAAAAGATAATTACAAAAGTTATAAGTGATGAATGTATTCAACACTCAAAAGTATTTTCATTAGTTTATAGTGAAAATCTTGATGATAGAAAAATAAAATTAGTACGAGCAATGATTGAGTATATAGATCAAGCAGTTTTAACTATAAACTCTGTAACTATTTTAAATGCGTATATTTCCCATCATAATATAACAAAACTTTTTGTGGATTATTTTTATACTAAATTTGATCCAAGTATTAAAAAAAGAGAAGTTCAATTAAAAGAGTTAAAAGAAAAAATAGAAGAAGAAATTAAACAAATTCCTCAAATAATAGATGATAGGATTTTAAAATTAACATTATCATTTTTAGATTCACTTATAAGAACAAGTTACTTTTTAAATAAAGAGACTATTGCTTTTAAAATAAATGCTTTAGAATTTGGAGAAAATCTTAAAGGACTACAACCAAACTTAGAAAATTTTATTTATCATGAATCATTTTTTGGTATCCACTTACGAATGAGTAATATCTCAAGAGGAGGTCTTAGATGGAGCGATAGACATGATGATTATAGACAAGAGATAAAATCACTTATGATTACCCAAGAGGGTAAAAATTCTATTATTATTCCTGATGGTGCTAAGGGTGGATTTGTAATAAATAAAGATACTACAGAAGTCACAAAAGAGTATTTTAAAGAAATATATACAATGTTTATCAATGCCAATCTTGACTTAGTGGATAATATGGTTGATGGTAAAGTTGTAAAAGATAAAAATCTTGTTTGTTATGATGGAGATGATGCCTATTTTGTAGTTGCTGCTGATAAAGGAACTGCTGATATGAGTGATGTGGCAAATGAGATTGCTATTAGTAGAGGTTTTTGGTTAGGTGATGCCTTTGCTAGTGGTGGAAGTAATGGTTATGGACACAAAGAGTTAGGAATTACAGCTCGAGGATCACTTAAGTCAAGCGAAAGATTTTTTATCGAAGAGGGCATTGATATTTACAAAGATAACATCACTGTCATGGGAATTGGTTCTATGAATGGAGATGTTTTTGGTAATGGATTAATAGAATCAGATAAATTTATTCTTTATGGGGCTATTGGGCATAAAGAGATTTTTGTTGACCCAACACCAGACCCTATTGAAAGTTTTAAAGAGAGAAAAAGACTTTTTGAATCTAAAAATGGAAGTTGGAAAAATTATAATAAAAAATTGATTTCAAAAGGTGGTGGAATTTTTTTACGAAGTGAAAAAGAAATAGAGCTAAGCCCAGAAATTAAGAAACTTGTAGGAACGACTAAAAAAATAGTTAGTGGAGAAGAGCTTTGTATTATGCTTCTTACTATGCCTGTTGATTTATTGTTTAATGGGGGAGTTGGAACTTATGTAAAAGCAAGTGATGAAAACTCATTAGATATAGGTGACAAACAAAATGAAGCAGTAAGAGTTGATGGAAATAATTTAAAAGCAAAAATTGTTTGTGAAGGTGGAAACTTAGGATTTACCCAAAAAGCAAGAATAGAGTATGCTTTAGGTGGTGGAAGAATAAATATTGATGGAATAGATAACGCTGCAGGTGTTGATACTTCAGATCATGAAGTAAATCTAAAAATCTTATTAAATATGATTAGAATAAAAGAAAATATTTGTAAAGAAGATTCACAAGCAACTTTAAACTCAATGACCGATCAAGTCGTAAAATTAGTTTTAGATAGTAATTATAATCAATCTCTAGCAATATCTATTGATGAGCGATTTTCAAGAAAATATTTAAATGACTTTTTAAAAGTAATTGAAATTTTAGATAATAATATTCCAGCTTTTAATAGAACAGCTTTTTATATTCCAAAGAATGAAAATATAAATGAAATAATTGATATAAATGGTTCAATAGTAAGACCAGTATTGTGTTCACTTTTATCTTATTCTAAAATATTTCTAAAAAAAGTATTACTCGAATCAACTTTAGTAGATGAGCAATTTGCTTTACAGTTTTTATATAGATATTTTCCAAAATCATTTGTTGGAACATATGAACATGAGATACTAAATCATCCATTAAAAAGAGAGATAATCGCCACTATGATGGCAGATATAATTGTAAATTCTCAAGGGTGTACTTTTGTTAGTGATTATGAGAAACTTGGCATTGAGAGATATTTATTAAAAATCAAGTCATATTTAATAGCAAAACAACTATTTGGGGCTAAAGAAATACGAGAAAAAATCTATCAACAAGATTATATAATGAAAGTTGATGAACAATATAGATTAATCAATAAATTAGAGTATATCTTATATGCAAGTACTAGATGGATGGTTAAATACCTTAAAAAGAATCAATTAGATGCTACTCATATTTTAGATCACAAAGATGAGCTTTTTGCTTTATTAAAAGAAGTACATAATCAAAAAATAGAAAACCTAATTGATAAAGATGATGAGTTTAATCTTTTCTTTTCTGTGATTGATTATCTCAGATTTGCAGTTCCGGCAATAGTTATAAAAGAGAGTACAAATAACTCATTTAAAGATGTAATTATATTATTCTATTCACTTATCCATGAATTTAATATCTTAGATATTATTATTTCTCTTAATAAAGTAGAAATAACATCTAAAAATGATGTGGTTTTAAGAAATCAAGTTTTACAGTTCGTAGAGTTTATTGTTGTTCATTATACGAAAAAAGTATTGAATTTCCAAAGAGTAAATGAAGCACCCGATGTTGCTTTTTCAAATTTTGTAAATAATGAAAGTGATTCATTTTATAAAGTTAGAGAACATCTTGACTTATTTTTAACAAAAGAAAATAAAGATATCAAAGAAATAGCAGTTACTGTAAACCAAATGATGGTTTCATTATTATAA
- a CDS encoding SagB family peptide dehydrogenase produces the protein MFQDFFEYHQNTKHSYYSVRSNPNRIDWDNPPSRFKPYYENKKIVLDLEKENHRFIYQSAGITAKKTYPGVEYYLRVIPSAGALYPNEIYFQSRNNQDITDGIYHYDSASNSIELLKSINNDGIEAYLGYEKKQNGFIFLVSSVYYRSSWKYKNRGYRYCLLDAGHILGALEASAYVFAKPYEIRYDFDKESLNKMFGFDRDEFFTSAFIITFSTNKEVEKSDFKLDYVSPTGDFVENELIEYGYKDSLSVTNRQASVKAPSFNYNKEVFQETILNRRSIREFAQGSMSKIEFEMIMKNIKDNITSDCDEEVKIYYVVNRVKDMILGLYLDEKIIKEGDLKQKAGYLCLEQDLGKSSAVTFFLTTTSKNYQAAYQKAGIIGHRLYLASNYLGYGCSGIGAYYDDEVCEFIGENTMVLYALAIGK, from the coding sequence TTGTTTCAAGACTTTTTCGAATATCACCAAAATACAAAGCACTCATACTATTCTGTTAGGAGTAATCCTAACAGAATAGATTGGGACAATCCCCCTTCAAGATTTAAGCCTTATTATGAGAATAAAAAGATTGTTTTAGATTTAGAAAAAGAAAATCATAGATTTATCTATCAAAGTGCAGGAATAACTGCAAAAAAAACTTATCCTGGCGTTGAGTATTATTTAAGAGTAATACCAAGTGCAGGGGCATTGTACCCCAATGAAATATACTTCCAATCACGAAATAATCAAGATATAACTGATGGCATCTATCATTATGATAGTGCTTCGAATTCTATAGAATTACTTAAAAGCATAAATAATGATGGTATTGAAGCATATTTGGGTTATGAGAAAAAACAAAATGGATTTATTTTTTTAGTTTCATCTGTATATTATCGTTCATCTTGGAAATACAAAAATAGAGGATATAGATATTGTTTACTTGATGCTGGGCATATTTTAGGAGCTTTGGAAGCTAGTGCGTATGTTTTTGCTAAGCCTTATGAGATAAGATATGATTTTGATAAAGAGTCTTTAAATAAGATGTTTGGTTTTGATAGGGATGAGTTTTTTACTTCTGCTTTTATAATCACATTTTCTACAAATAAAGAAGTTGAAAAGTCAGATTTTAAATTAGACTACGTCTCTCCAACTGGTGATTTCGTAGAAAATGAATTAATAGAATATGGATATAAAGATAGTTTATCTGTAACAAATAGACAAGCTAGTGTAAAAGCTCCAAGTTTTAACTATAATAAAGAAGTTTTTCAAGAAACTATTTTAAATAGAAGATCAATAAGAGAGTTTGCTCAAGGTTCTATGAGCAAAATTGAGTTTGAAATGATAATGAAAAATATCAAAGATAATATCACAAGTGATTGTGATGAAGAGGTTAAAATTTATTATGTTGTAAATAGAGTAAAAGATATGATATTAGGTCTTTATCTTGATGAAAAGATTATAAAAGAGGGTGACTTAAAACAAAAAGCTGGATATTTATGTTTAGAACAAGATTTAGGAAAAAGTTCTGCTGTTACATTTTTTTTAACAACAACTTCAAAAAACTATCAAGCAGCTTATCAAAAAGCTGGAATTATAGGGCATAGATTATATTTAGCTTCAAATTATTTGGGGTATGGCTGTAGTGGAATAGGGGCTTATTATGATGACGAGGTTTGCGAGTTTATAGGTGAAAATACGATGGTATTGTATGCTTTAGCTATTGGAAAATAG
- a CDS encoding globin domain-containing protein, protein MNYTITEGSFGQRPNVALPNPKILEVLGEDGMREMIAKHYDFLVQTKIKGLFPPTKEGLDAAKKHAADFFIQICGGPRYFDHSRGAPRMVARHSPFKIDSNARVIWLENFAKAIEETNLEEELKKSFWDYIDIFSIWMVNSSDSAHPMFKM, encoded by the coding sequence ATGAATTATACTATTACAGAAGGTTCATTTGGGCAAAGACCAAATGTAGCTTTACCAAATCCTAAGATATTAGAAGTCTTAGGAGAAGATGGCATGAGAGAAATGATTGCCAAGCACTATGATTTTTTAGTACAAACAAAGATAAAAGGACTTTTCCCTCCAACAAAAGAAGGACTTGATGCTGCAAAAAAACATGCTGCTGATTTTTTTATACAAATTTGTGGAGGACCTAGATATTTTGACCACTCAAGAGGAGCTCCAAGAATGGTAGCAAGACACTCTCCTTTTAAAATTGATTCAAATGCAAGAGTTATTTGGCTTGAAAATTTTGCAAAAGCAATTGAAGAGACAAATTTAGAGGAAGAACTAAAAAAATCATTTTGGGATTATATTGATATTTTTTCTATTTGGATGGTAAATTCTAGTGATTCAGCTCACCCTATGTTTAAAATGTGA
- a CDS encoding EAL domain-containing protein, producing the protein MFSKIIDDSYYQKNIKVLFLHTDKDFISKISKLLEKYFSSITISANGEDLEEKLKKEYFDILFIDVDSLEQSSIKLIEKLKNTNPTLSIIAFLGGDNLPLLKEYLKLSIDGYIFKPIILEQFNTIIEKVCDYKCSKYQVDNNVNYLNQYVKIIDSSNIISKTDIEGKITYVSDNFSRVTGYTKEELLGRTHSVLKHKDNSPLLYKEMWHTIKVEKKEWHGILKNVSKSGKVYYIKSTIMPLLDLSGNIIEFIAFRDSVNVVLDDKKHLLNKIELNNLSLLILVQIEEFDILDKFYNILKVDQIEKTFASNLLAYLPDNYIFEDVYALGDGRYALLTDYYAFEKLNMKIHDYLEIFVKNVTESILEIDGIEYDLNIIISYACGKYSLYEDAKAGLEESIDKNKVINYSNDSSIKTNQEAKKNFEVIKMVKIALDNYKIVSYFQPIINNKTKEIEKYESLVRLINENGEVISPVEFLNISKKGNYYNKITSRVLENSFKMLDFVNTKLSINLSALDIEKEQTRKEIFNLLDKYKDDNNRIVFELLEDENVKDFKSIKLFIRKVKRRGVLIAIDDFGAGYSNFERLLDFEPDILKIDGSLVKNIEKDSFSRNIIETIVTFAKKQNILTIAEYVENESIFNLLNEIGVDYSQGYYFGKPEDLIK; encoded by the coding sequence GTGTTTTCAAAAATAATTGATGATTCTTATTATCAAAAAAATATAAAAGTATTATTTTTACATACTGATAAGGATTTTATTTCTAAAATATCAAAGTTATTAGAAAAATATTTTTCTTCCATTACTATCTCTGCCAATGGTGAAGATCTAGAAGAAAAACTTAAAAAAGAGTATTTCGATATTCTTTTTATAGATGTTGACTCTTTGGAACAAAGTTCTATAAAGTTAATTGAAAAGCTAAAGAATACAAATCCTACTCTTTCTATTATCGCTTTTTTGGGAGGTGATAATCTACCACTACTAAAAGAGTATTTAAAACTATCAATAGATGGATATATATTTAAACCAATAATATTAGAACAGTTTAATACAATCATCGAGAAAGTATGTGATTATAAATGCAGTAAATATCAAGTTGATAATAATGTAAACTATTTAAATCAATATGTAAAAATAATTGATAGTAGTAATATAATTTCAAAGACAGATATTGAAGGTAAAATTACATATGTAAGTGATAATTTTTCTAGAGTCACAGGTTATACAAAAGAAGAGTTACTTGGAAGAACACATAGTGTTTTAAAACACAAAGATAATAGTCCTCTCTTGTACAAAGAGATGTGGCACACAATAAAAGTTGAAAAAAAAGAGTGGCATGGCATTTTAAAAAATGTTTCAAAATCAGGAAAAGTTTACTATATAAAATCAACCATAATGCCTCTTTTAGATCTATCTGGAAATATTATAGAGTTTATAGCTTTTAGAGATAGTGTAAATGTAGTTTTAGATGATAAAAAACATTTATTAAATAAAATAGAATTAAATAACTTATCACTTTTAATACTAGTACAAATTGAAGAGTTTGATATCTTAGATAAGTTTTACAATATATTAAAAGTAGATCAAATAGAAAAAACTTTTGCATCAAATTTATTAGCTTATCTACCTGATAATTATATTTTTGAAGATGTATATGCTTTAGGTGATGGAAGGTATGCACTTTTAACTGATTATTATGCTTTTGAAAAGTTAAATATGAAAATACATGATTATCTTGAAATATTTGTAAAAAATGTAACCGAATCTATTTTGGAAATAGATGGTATAGAGTATGATTTAAATATAATTATTAGTTATGCTTGTGGAAAATATAGTCTTTATGAGGATGCAAAAGCAGGTCTTGAAGAATCTATAGATAAAAATAAAGTCATTAATTATTCAAATGATTCTTCAATAAAAACAAATCAAGAAGCTAAAAAGAATTTTGAAGTTATTAAGATGGTTAAAATTGCCCTTGATAATTATAAAATTGTCTCTTATTTTCAGCCAATAATCAATAATAAAACAAAAGAAATAGAAAAGTATGAATCTTTGGTTAGGCTTATAAATGAAAATGGAGAAGTTATCTCTCCTGTAGAGTTTTTAAATATTTCTAAAAAAGGTAATTATTATAATAAGATTACTTCAAGAGTTTTAGAAAACTCATTCAAAATGTTAGATTTTGTAAATACAAAACTCTCTATTAATTTATCTGCTTTAGATATAGAAAAAGAACAAACAAGAAAAGAGATTTTTAATTTACTTGATAAATATAAAGATGATAATAATAGAATTGTTTTTGAGCTTCTTGAAGATGAAAATGTAAAAGACTTTAAGAGTATTAAACTTTTTATTAGAAAAGTTAAAAGAAGAGGTGTACTGATTGCAATTGATGATTTTGGAGCAGGGTATTCAAATTTTGAAAGATTACTTGATTTTGAACCAGATATTTTAAAAATAGATGGTTCTTTAGTAAAAAATATAGAAAAAGACTCTTTTAGTAGAAATATTATTGAAACAATTGTTACTTTTGCTAAAAAACAAAATATTTTAACAATTGCAGAGTATGTAGAAAATGAGTCAATATTTAATTTATTAAATGAAATAGGAGTTGATTATTCTCAAGGGTATTACTTTGGTAAGCCAGAAGATTTGATTAAGTAA
- a CDS encoding SDR family oxidoreductase, whose product MKVLLTGSTGYIGRRLKQKLLQDENIILRLLVRNKKSITPNLKRSVEICEGNSFDVESLKKALEGVEIAFYLIHSLNRSDYKNLDKISAQNFLDAAIYCGVKRIIYLGGLGIKNKHTSQHLLSRIETGEILSSSDKIQTIWIRAGVIIGSGSASFEIIRNLTEKLPVMTTPKWVNTKTQPIAVFDVLTYLYSSIYIEKKENIIIDVGSEQLTYKEMMLQTATALGLKRYIIPLPFLSITLSSYWLNLFTPVSYGVAKALIEGLKSEATIQNDNAKIYFPNIKPTSYIDSVKKAVDEIRNNQVVSRWSDRFGSVWDKDYTEEIAHAIFVDRRVEDISNFSHEKVYKSFISIGGEFGWFDYDFLWKTRGVIDKMIGGVGLKRGRRDQLNLRIGDSLDFWKVIDVQENKRLLLLAQMKLPGNAWLEFKIDGDKLIQSAYFYPKGLLGRLYWYILVPVHYFVFTNMIKSIIKKSKTLT is encoded by the coding sequence ATGAAAGTTCTACTTACTGGTTCTACTGGTTATATTGGAAGAAGACTAAAGCAAAAACTTCTACAAGATGAAAATATTATTTTAAGACTATTAGTTAGAAATAAAAAATCTATAACTCCTAATTTAAAAAGAAGTGTTGAGATTTGTGAAGGCAATAGTTTCGATGTAGAAAGTTTAAAAAAAGCCTTAGAAGGGGTAGAAATAGCTTTTTATTTAATCCACTCTTTAAACAGAAGTGATTATAAAAATCTTGATAAAATTTCTGCTCAAAATTTCCTAGATGCTGCTATTTATTGTGGTGTTAAAAGGATTATCTATTTAGGAGGTCTTGGTATAAAAAATAAACATACAAGTCAACATCTTCTAAGTAGAATAGAAACAGGAGAAATATTAAGTTCTAGTGATAAGATTCAAACTATATGGATAAGAGCTGGAGTAATTATTGGTTCAGGAAGTGCAAGTTTTGAGATAATAAGAAACTTAACAGAAAAACTTCCAGTTATGACTACACCCAAATGGGTAAATACAAAAACACAACCAATAGCTGTATTTGATGTGTTAACTTATCTTTATTCTTCTATATATATAGAAAAAAAAGAAAATATAATTATTGATGTAGGCTCAGAACAATTAACCTACAAAGAGATGATGTTACAAACAGCTACTGCTTTGGGACTTAAAAGATATATTATTCCCTTACCTTTTTTATCAATAACTTTGTCTTCTTATTGGTTAAATCTATTTACTCCTGTATCTTATGGAGTTGCAAAAGCTTTAATAGAAGGATTAAAATCAGAAGCAACTATACAAAATGACAATGCAAAAATATATTTCCCAAACATAAAACCAACCTCTTATATAGATTCAGTAAAAAAAGCAGTTGATGAGATAAGAAATAATCAAGTAGTAAGTAGATGGAGTGACAGATTTGGTAGTGTTTGGGATAAAGACTACACAGAAGAAATTGCCCATGCGATATTTGTAGATAGAAGAGTTGAAGATATTTCAAATTTTTCCCATGAAAAAGTTTATAAATCATTTATCTCTATAGGAGGCGAATTTGGATGGTTTGATTATGATTTTTTGTGGAAAACAAGAGGAGTCATAGATAAAATGATTGGGGGAGTTGGACTAAAAAGAGGAAGAAGAGACCAATTAAATTTAAGAATAGGTGATAGCTTAGACTTTTGGAAGGTAATTGATGTACAAGAGAATAAAAGACTTCTCCTTTTAGCACAAATGAAACTGCCAGGTAATGCTTGGTTGGAGTTTAAAATAGATGGAGATAAACTTATTCAATCAGCATATTTTTACCCGAAAGGTTTATTAGGAAGATTATATTGGTATATTTTAGTTCCAGTACACTATTTTGTTTTTACAAATATGATAAAAAGTATTATAAAAAAAAGTAAAACTCTTACTTAA
- a CDS encoding paraquat-inducible protein A: MDTIIECKHCGLFLKNNNEKIKCPRCGSRIKNKEHSLDSLYYAITALLLFILLNIYPLLTLSLNGNTLKTTLIGTISIFFKEDFLFVGALVLFTIILAPIFNSLTIIFVFIQSKMKRKIFSFRVLYDGFHFFKTWGFIEVYIIGVIVTYIKLTGMASTTSFDMGFYIMLFYLFIFYMSNKKFDIKSVFEQ, encoded by the coding sequence ATGGATACAATAATTGAGTGCAAGCATTGTGGACTTTTTTTAAAAAACAATAATGAAAAAATAAAATGCCCAAGATGTGGTTCACGAATAAAAAATAAAGAACATAGTTTAGACTCTTTATATTATGCAATAACTGCTCTATTACTTTTTATACTTCTAAATATATATCCCTTATTAACGCTATCTTTAAATGGTAATACTCTAAAAACAACACTTATTGGAACTATTAGTATCTTTTTTAAAGAAGATTTTCTTTTTGTTGGAGCATTAGTCTTATTTACAATTATATTGGCTCCTATTTTTAACTCTCTTACAATTATATTTGTGTTTATTCAAAGTAAAATGAAAAGGAAAATCTTTTCATTTAGAGTTTTATATGATGGATTTCATTTTTTTAAAACTTGGGGTTTTATTGAAGTTTATATTATAGGTGTTATTGTCACATATATTAAACTCACAGGGATGGCTTCTACCACAAGTTTTGATATGGGATTTTATATTATGCTTTTTTATCTTTTTATATTTTATATGTCTAATAAAAAATTTGATATAAAAAGTGTGTTTGAACAATGA
- a CDS encoding paraquat-inducible protein A gives MILISCKNCQKVYTKEDYSEFKCERCGHTVRRRVKNTIQTSLALVITSLLLFVLAMIYPMMEITEFGIKKESTIFQGVISFINYGDYFIAIVIFTASIIIPLVKLLVLLFIFVSLWIKTPFSNKTKLKLYHFIELIGKWSMIDIYVVAMLASTIHLGEIFNIKGGVAATAFACVVVLTMIAAHKFDTRIIWDERRKN, from the coding sequence ATGATTTTAATATCTTGTAAAAACTGCCAAAAGGTCTATACAAAAGAAGACTATAGTGAGTTTAAATGTGAAAGATGTGGTCATACAGTAAGAAGAAGAGTAAAAAATACAATACAGACTTCTTTGGCTTTAGTGATTACTTCCCTATTACTTTTTGTTTTAGCGATGATTTATCCAATGATGGAAATAACTGAATTTGGTATAAAAAAAGAAAGTACAATATTTCAAGGTGTTATTTCATTTATTAATTATGGAGATTATTTTATTGCAATTGTAATTTTTACGGCAAGTATTATAATACCTTTAGTTAAACTTTTAGTACTACTCTTTATATTTGTTTCCTTATGGATAAAAACACCATTTTCCAATAAAACAAAATTAAAGTTATATCATTTTATTGAATTAATTGGAAAGTGGTCTATGATAGATATTTATGTAGTTGCAATGTTAGCATCTACGATTCACCTTGGTGAGATATTTAATATAAAAGGTGGAGTAGCAGCCACTGCATTTGCTTGTGTTGTAGTTTTGACTATGATAGCTGCACATAAATTTGATACAAGGATTATTTGGGATGAGCGAAGAAAAAATTGA